CGAAGCTCCGGACTCCGGCGTTCGCCGGAATACGGATCCAACGCGCCCTTAGCCCGCGTCGCCGAACAGCCCCAGCGTGGCCACCTCATCGGCGGTGAAATCGATGCCGAACATCAGGCTCAGCCGCATCCGATAGACGCGCGGATCCGCGATTTCTCCCTCGGCCGACTGATCGCGCGTGTTCCGGCGATAATGGCGTCCGTTGAGCGTGGCGAAGCCGTGGGGCAGCGGAATGCTGACGATCAGCCCCTTCACGAAGCGGCTCTCGGGCGCATTGTTCACCCAGAAATTGGAAACGGCGAGATCGGCGGGAAAGACCGGATCCAGCGTGAAGCTGTACTGATCGTGCCAGCCCTCGCCCGCGCTGCGGCCGTCCGTCATGCCGAGATGACCGTTGCGGCTGAGCATCCAGCCGAATTCGGGATCGCGCGCGAGGCGGAACCGGGCCCCGTCCGGCGCCTCCACTTCCTCGCCCTCGGCCAGCGGCATGGGCGGCGTGTAGCTGCCGCCGAAGCCCGTATCCGCGATCCAGTCCTGCCCATCGATCGTGACGAGCGCGAAGGTGTGCGTCAGCGCCGGCACGCTCTCCGGCTTGCCGATCCAGACCCGCGCGAGCAGCGGCCGCGCCTGAAAGCCCAGCGCCTCCAGCGCATCGAGGAACAATTGCCCATGTTCGAAGCAATAGCCGCCGCGCTTCATGCTCACGAGCTTGGCGAAGACGCTGGTGGAATCGATCCCGATCGGACGACCGAGCGCGATATCGAGATTCTCGAACGGGATGGTGAGGCGATGCGCGCGCTGCACCGCCGCCAGCCCCACCGCATCGGCGGCCGGTCGTTCGGGCAGAGCGATGCGGGCGAGATAGGAATCGAGGGCGAAGGGGAGCGCTGGAAAATCCATGACCGCCCTATCGTCCGCGTGAAGCACGGGTGCAAGCACGGCTTCGATCCGCAAAGTCGGCAGCCCCGACGGGAGCGGATGTCAGGCCGTCGCCCTCGCCCCGGAAACGTCACGCTTCCGCGCCGAAGCCCGCGGGCGGAGGTCAGGCACCCCGCAAAGCCGCCCGCCGCTCGGCGAGCCGCGCATCATAGCGGCCCGACGCAACCGCATGATCGGCGAGCCAGCCCGCCTCCCCCTCCAGCCAATGCTCGACCAGCGCGCCCCATGTCACGGGCAGTTGCAGCGCATCCCACGCCGCCGCGCCGCCTTCGGACAAGGCAGCGTAGAGCGCCGGCGCCCGCTCCAGCCCCGCCAGCGCATCGGCCAGCGCGCGCGGGGAGCCGGCCGCGAAGATGCGCGCGCTGCGCCCGTCGACCAGCGCGCCGCGAAACATCGGATGGTCGCTCGCCACCAGCGGCGTGCGGCTGGCCAGCGCCTCGTAAATGGTGAGCGGCAATCCTTCCGGATATTCATGCCGCGATGGCACGACGACATAGTCCGCCGCCGCCATGATACCCGGCACATCCTCGTTCGCGACCAGCCCGGCGAAACGCACGACACCGCCGAGCCCGAGCCGCTCCGCCATCGCCGGCAGGTCCGGGGCTTTCACCGCGCCATAGAATGTCGCCTCGGCGGCGACGCCCTCGCCCCTCAGCAGCGCGACCGCCTCCAGCACATCGCCGACGCCCTTCGCCTCCTCGATCGCGCCGACATAGACGATGCGTGCGGGCCCGGCCGCGCGAGCCTTGGCCGCGCGATCGTGCGGATTGAACGAGGGTGGCCAATCCCAGGGGATCACCTTGCGCGGCGACGCGCCGATCGAAAGAAGCGACAGGCAGGCGTTCAGCCCGTGATTGCCGATCCATTCGACGCGATCATGCGCCAGCAGGCGCGCGAGGCGCCATGCGCGCAGCTTCTCGCGCAAGCCCGCCGTCTTGAACGAATCGGCGAGCGTGAGCAGCATGGGCAGGCGCTGCGCGATGCCCCACCGGATCAGCCCGGCGACGGGCGTGACGATGCAGAGGCGATCCGGGCGCGTCGCCGCGACGGCCTGGAGCAGGCGATCGACATCGAGCGGCTCCCCGAGGCCGACATTCACCGCCCGCACGCCATTGGCCAGAACGACATCGGACGGTGTATCGCCCAGCGCGCACACGACCGAAACCTGCTCCAGCCGGGCCGCCAGGCTGCCGACGAAATCGACCGAATAACGCTGGGCCTGATAGGTCGCCTTGCCGCCCGACGCGAAACGCTCGAACGCTTCGCGATAATCGCCGGCATATTGGACGATCGTGAGCCTCATTGCGCCGGCACGGCGACGCGCGCTTCCAGCTCGTCCACGCGAACCATGCCTACTCTCCGCAGCGGCCGGGCATGACGCCGGACCGCGCATCCGGTCGTAAGCCGGGCATGCCGCTTTTCAAGCGCCAAGTTCGAGCCGATTGCCGGGACGGCCCCTGCACCCCATATGTTCCACATGGCGATCCAGATCCGCACGAGCCTCGACGAGCCCGATACGGGGCAGAGCTTCATCCCGCATCGCCCGGCGCGGCCCGAGAAGAGCGAGGGCGGAAGGCCCTTCGTCCTGAAATCCGATTATGCGCCCGCAGGCGACCAGCCCGCCGCCATCGCCGAACTGGTGGCGCAGGCCGAGGCGGGCGAGCGCGATCAGGTGCTGCTGGGCGTGACGGGTTCGGGCAAGACCTTCACGATGGCCAAGGTGGTGGAGCAGATGCAGCGCCCCGCGCTGGTGCTGGCGCCCAACAAGATCCTCGCCGCCCAACTCTATGGCGAGTTCAAGAGCTTCTTCCCCGACAATGCGGTGGAGTTCTTCGTCAGCTATTACGATTATTACCAGCCGGAGGCCTATGTCGCCCGGACGGACACGTATATCGAGAAGGAAAGCTCGATCAACGAGGCGATCGACCGGATGCGCCATTCGGCCACCCGATCCTTGCTGGAGCGCGACGACGTGCTGATCGTCGCCTCCGTCTCCTGCCTGTACGGTATCGGTTCGGTCGAAACCTATTCGGCGATGATCTTCGATCTGAAGAAGGGCCAGACGGTCGACCAGCGCGAGATCATCCGCAAGCTGGTCGCGCTCCAGTACAAGCGCAACGATCAGGCCTTCCAGCGCGGCAATTTCCGCGTGCGCGGCGACAATCTCGAGCTGTTCCCCTCGCATTATGACGACAGCGCCTGGCGGATCAGCTTCTTCGGCGACGAGATCGAGCAGATCACCGAATTCGATCCGCTGACCGGCAAGACCAGCGCCACGCTGAAGGAAGTGCGCGTCTATGCGAACAGCCATTATGTGACGCCCGGCCCGACGTTGAAGCAGGCGAGCGAGGCGATCCGCTTCGAGCTGACCGAGCGGCTGAAGGAATTGCAGGCCGAGGGCAAATTGATCGAGGCGCAGCGGATCGAACAGCGCACCAATTTCGACCTCGAGATGATCGCCGCCACCGGCAGCTGCGCGGGCATCGAGAATTACAGCCGCTTCCTCACCGGCCGCCTGCCCGGCGAACCGCCGCCCACCCTGTTCGAATATCTGCCCGAAAACGCCCTGCTGTTCGTGGACGAGAGCCACCAGACGATCGGCCAGATCAACGGCATGTCGCGGGGCGACCATCGCCGGAAGATCACGCTGGCCGAATATGGCTTCCGCCTGCCGAGTTGTATCGACAATCGGCCGCTCCGCTTCAACGAATGGGATGCGATGCGCCCGCAGACGGTGTGCGTCTCGGCCACGCCCGGCCCGTGGGAGATGGAGCAGACCGGCGGCGTCTTCACCGAACAGGTGATCCGCCCCACCGGCCTGATCGATCCGCCGGTGGAGATCCGCCCGATCGAGAGCCAGGTCGACGATCTGGTCCACGAGGCGATGGAGACGGCGAAGAAGGGCTATCGCAGCCTCGTCACCACGCTTACCAAGCGCATGGCCGAGGATCTGACCGAATATCTGCACGAGGCGGGGTTGAAGGTCCGCTACATGCACTCCGACGTCGAGACGCTGGAGCGCATCGAGCTGATCCGCGATCTGCGGCTGGGCGTCTATGATGTGCTGGTGGGCATCAACCTGCTGCGCGAGGGCCTCGACATTCCCGAGTGCGGGCTGGTCGCGATCCTGGATGCGGACAAGGAGGGCTTCCTCCGCTCCGAAACCTCGCTGATCCAGACGATCGGCCGCGCCGCGCGCAACGTGGACGGCAAGGTGATCCTCTATGCCGATCGCATCACCGGATCGATGGAACGCGCGATGGCGGAGACCGAGCGCCGCCGCGAGAAGCAGATGGCCTATAACACCGAACACGGCATCACGCCGGAGACGGTGCGCCGCAGCGTGACCGACATCGTCGCGCATCTGTCCTCGAAGGATCAGGTGACGGTAGATACCGGCATCGAAGAGCGGCCCCACATGGTGGGCCACAACCTGCGCGCCTATATCGAGGAACTGGAAGGCCGGATGCGCGCCGCCGCCGCCGATCTGGAATTCGAGGAGGCCGGCCGGCTCCGGGATGAAATCCGCAAGCTGGAGAATGACGAGTTGGGCCTGCCGAACGAGCCGAGCAAGGCGCCGATGCGGGGCAACTCCACGCTCGGCAAGCCGGGCACGCGGCAGACGCGCTATGGCAAGGCCAAGGCCGCGCGGGCGGAAAAGCGCGGACGCGGGCAGCACTGACGGCCGCGCACGGGGCTTTTCCCCGTTAACCCGGTTGTCGCGATTCATCGATTATGCAAACAGGCTTGGGGCAATAGCGGGGCGCCGTTGAATGTTGGGGCTAACGGACGCCGTTCGGTCGCAGGTGCTGGTCGTCGATCTGGACGGGACGCTGATCCGATCGGATCTGCTGATCGAGACGGCTTTCTCGGCGCTGGGCCACAATCCGCGATCGATCCTTCCGATCCTGTCCGCATTCGGCCGGGGCAAGGCGCAGCTCAAGCAGTGCATCGCCGACGAGGTGAAGAATTTCGATCCGGCGACTTTGCCTTATGATCCCGCCGTCCTCACGCTGATCCGCGACGAGAAGGCGGCCGGGCGCCGCGTCTATCTCGCATCGGCCAGCAATGAGCGGCTGGTGAAGGCGGTGGCCGATCATCTGCAGTTGTTCGATGGCTGGTTCGGATCCTCCGCCACCGAAAATCTCAGCGGCAGCGCCAAGAGCCGCCTGCTGGTGGAGCGGTTCGGCGAACAGGGCTTCGACTATGTCGGCAATGATGCGGTCGATCTGAAGGTCTGGCCACAGGCCTCCCGAGCGATCAGCATTCGCGCGCCGGGCGCCGTGCGGCGGGAACTGGACGCCCGCCACACCAGCGCCGTCCATCTGGAGCATGAGAAGACCGGGCTGAAGCCGTGGCTGAAGCTGCTTCGCATCCATCAATATGCGAAGAATGCGCTCGTCTTCCTCGCGCTCGGCACGTCGCACTCCTTCAATCCGCAATCGGCCCTGCTGTGCCTGCTGGCATTCGTCGCCTTCAGCCTGTGCGCGTCGGCCGTCTATGTGCTGAACGATCTGGTCGATATCGGATCGGACCGGCTCCACCCGAGCAAGAAGCGCCGCCCGCTCGCCAGCGGCACGGTGTCGCTGGCGCGCGCGATCATGGCCATCCCGATCCTGTTGGTGGCGGGCTTCGGCGTGGCGCTGACGGTGTCGCCGTTGTTCGCGGGGGTCGTGCTCGGCTATCTCGCTTTGACGACCGCCTATTCCTTCTCGCTCAAGCGCAAGATGATGCTGGACGTGGTGGTGCTGGCCTCGCTCTACACGGCGCGCGTGCTGGGCGGCGCGGTGGCGATCCAGGTGCCGGTATCGCAATGGCTGATCGCCTTCGCGATGTTCATCTTCACGGCGCTGGCGCTGGTGAAGCGCTACATCGAAATGACCGCGCGACTGGACGCCAGCCTGCCCGATGCCTCCAATCGCAATTATCGCAACGACGATATCGACGTGGTGATGGCGATGGCCGCCGCCGCCGGCTTCAACGCGGTGACGGTGCTGGCGCTCTATATCAATTCGGATGCGGTGGGGCCGCTCTACAAGCGGCCGGAACTGCTGTGGCTCGTCTGCCCGCTGCTGATGTACTGGATCGGCCGCCTGCTGATCCTCGCGCATCGCCGGATGGTGGATGACGATCCGATCGTGTTCGCGCTGCGCGATCCGATCAGCCGCTGGGTGATCCTCAGCATCCTGATCGTGGCGGCGGTGGCGATCTGATGGCCCTCGCCGACACGCTTCGCACGCTCTGGGGCTCCGGCCTCGCGCGCCAGTTCCGCAGCTTCGCCGCGATCGGCCTGCTGGCGGTGGCGACGCATTACAGCGTGTTCCTGGCGCTGCTGACCTGGGGCGGGATGCCGCCCGTCGCCGCCACCACGATCGGCTTTCTGTCGGGCGGCGTGGTCAGCTACGCATTCAACCAGTGGCTGACCTTCACGGACCGGCCGCACCTGCTGCGCGGGCTCGCCACCTTCTTCGCGCTCATCTCGATCGGGGCGGTGTTCAACGCGCTGATCTTCGGCGGACTCGTCCGCATCGGCGTCCACTATCTGCTGGCGCAGGCGGCGGCGACGGGCCTCGTCCTGTTCTGGAATTTCTTCGTCTCGCGCACCTTCGTGTTCAAGGCGCGCAGCCCGTCACCCACGCCCGTCGCACCGTCCTGAGGGGCCCGCCTGACAGTGGCGAGCCCCTCCCCGGATCAGGCGGCGAAACGGACCGCGGCGGGCTTGCGGCGGTAGGACAGGCCGACCAGGCCGAAGCCGAGGATCATCATCATCCACGTCGCGGCCTCCGGCACGGCGGCAGCCGCATCGCCCGTCCACGAAAGCGTGTAGCTGAAGTCGGCCGGCAGATCGTTGCCCTGCGAGAAGGTGGTGATCGTGGCGAAGCGCTCACCGGCGAGCAGTTCGCTGCCGGCATCGGCCGTGTAGGTGATCGCCGTGCCCGCCGCGTTCACCGACGCATTCCAGACCGACAGGATCGAGCCGTCCGCCGCAAACGTCTCGAAATAATTGCCGAAGTTGCGGTCCAGCGGAAGGATCATGTCGGTCGAACCGGTGATCGTCAGCGTGAACGAGGTGGCGTTCGCAAGGCCGCTGCCGGTCGGATCGAACAGCACCTGCTGCGTATCGTCGGCCTGATGGCCGGCCGTCTCCTGAAACTGCACCAGACCACCGCCGCTGGGGCCGGTGACATAGGTGCCGCCCAGCGGATCGGTGCCGCCCGGAATGCCACCGTCGAACGTCACGACGGTCGCCTGTGCGGCGAACGGCGCGAGCGCCATCATCGCCGGTGCTAGAAACATGGAAGCTTTACGCGAAACGCTTTTCTTCGACACGGTCATGCTGCGGGTCCCTTCGGATAATTCGCAGTTAACCGCGTAAAAAGAAGATCATGACGCGCCCGTGACGGTTCAATTTCAGCGACGGCCGGGTGCGATGAGGCGACGGCTGGGCGCTATGAATTGTTAACCATGTGTTGCTGAAGCGTGCCTTCGTGCAACCGCACGACCCGGTCCATCTGCGCGGCGAGCCGCTCGTTATGCGTGGCGATCAGCGCGGCCGCACCCTCGCCGCGCACGAGTCGCACGAATTCGGCCAGCACCCGATCGGCGGTGGCCTCGTCGAGATTGCCGGTCGGCTCGTCCGCCAGCACCAGCAAGGGCCGGTTGGCGAGCGCGCGGGCGACGGCCACGCGCTGCTGCTCGCCGCCCGACAGCGCCGCCGGGCGGTGATCGAGACGTTCGGCCAGCCCCAGCGTCGACAGCAGATCGTTCGCGCGCGTCTCCGCCGCGTCCTTGGCCGTGCCGCGCACCAACTGGGGCAGCACGACATTCTCGGTCGCGGTGAAATCGGGCAGCAGATGGTGAAATTGATAGACGAAGCCGAGCGTATCGCGACGCAGCCGCGTGCGGCCCTTGTCGTCGAGCGAGGCGGCCTCGACGCCGCCGATCCGGATCGAGCCCTCGAAGCCGCCTTCCAGCAGGCCCACCGCCTGCAGCATGGTCGACTTGCCCGAGCCCGAGGGGCCGAGCAACGCGACGATCTCGCCAGCTTGCACGGAGAGATCGACCCCACGCAGCACGTGGATCGTCTTTCCGCCCTGCGTGAACGAGCGCGCCAGCCCCGTCGTGCCCAACACCTCACTCATAACGCAGCACCTGAACGGGATCGGTCCGCGCCGCGCGCAGCGCCGGATAGAGGGTGAAGAGCAGAGACATCACCATCGTCAGCACGATCACCGCCACCACCTCGAACGGATCGGTGCGCGACGGCAATTCGGTGAGGAAGCGGATCGAGGGATCCCACAGATTCTGCCCCGTCAGCAGCTGGACGAGGTTCACCACGCCCTGCCGGTAGTAGAGGAAGATCGCCGCCAGGATCAGCCCGCCGATCGTGCCGAGCGCCCCGATCGTAAGCCCCACCGTGACGAAGATCCGCACCATCGAGGATCGATCCGCGCCCACCGTGCGCAGGATCGCGATGTCGCGCGTCTTGGCGCGCACCAGCATGATCAGCGACGAGAGGATATTGAAGGCGGCGACGACGATGATGATCGAGAGCACGATGAACATCGTCACGCGCTCCACCTGCAGCGCCTCGAACAAACTCGCATTCATCTGGCGCCAGTCGCGCACCTCGGCCACGCCCTTCGCGGCGACGGCGACGGGCTTCAGGATCTGCTCGACGCGATCGGCATCCACCGTCTGCACCTCGACCATGCCGACCGCATCGCCCAGCATCAGCAGGGTCTGCGCGTCCGCGATGGGCATGACGACGAAGGCGTTGTCATAATCATAGATGCCGACTTCGAACACGGCCGCCACCCGATAGGAGACGATGCGCGGCACCGTGCCGAAGGGCGAAGCCTCACCCGCCGGGCTGATCAGGCTGATGTCGCCGCCGACGCCCACGCCCAGTTGCTCGGCCAGCCGCGCGCCGATGGCGACGGTGCCGGAGCCGGGCACGACCTGCCTGATATCCCCCGCGACGACCTTGCCGCCGATCTGCGGACCCTGGATATCCGGCTCGCGCATGCCGCGCACCAGCACGCCTTCGACACGGCCGGCGGCGCTCGCCATCAAGGGCTGCTCGATCAAAGGCACGGCCGAGGTGACGCCCGGCGTCTTCTGCGCTACGTCGACGATGCGGCGCCAGTCGGGCAATTTGCCGTCATAGCCCTGGATCACGGCATGGCCGTTCAGCGCGGTTGTCTTGTCGAACAGTTCCGCACGGAAGCCGTTCATCACGCTCATCACCACGACGAGCGCGGCCACGCCCAGCATCACGCCCGTCAGCGCGAAGCCGACCACCACCGCGATGATCCCCTCGCCCTTGCCGGGCCACAGGTATCGGCGCGCGATCATGCGTTCGTACGGGTTCAGGAACATGGCGTTGCCCGCAAAATCCCGTCATGCTGAACTCGTTTCAGCATCCATGACCCGACCGGTCCGCACAGGACTCGCGTACGAGGAAGCTCCCGGTCGATGGATCCTGAAACAAGTTCAGGATGACGAAAGAAGATCATCCGCTGACCTTCGCCAGCGCATCCTCGGGCGACAGTTCGACCTTCTCGCCGGTCGCACGCCGCTTCAGCTCGACCACGCCGGAGGCCAGCCCCTTGGGGCCGATCACGATCTGCCAGGGCAGGCCGATCAGATCCATCGTGGCGAACTTGGCGCCGCCGCGCTCGTCGCGATCGTCATAGAGCACCTCGACGCCCGCCGCCTGCAGCCTGGCATAGAGATCGTCCGCCGCCGCCGCGCAGGCGGGATCGTCCGCGCGCATGTTGATGAGGCCGACCGCGTAAGGCGCGACCGCATCGGGCCAGATGATGCCCTTGTCGTCATGGCTCGCCTCGATGATCGCGCCCATCAGGCGCGACACGCCGATGCCGTAGCTGCCCATCTGCGGCACGACCTCGGTGCCCTCCGGCCCCTGCACCTTCAGCCCCATCGCGGCCGAATATTTGGTGCCGAAATAGAAGATGTGGCCCACTTCGATGCCGCGCGACGTGCAGAGATCCTCGCCCGCCTCGCGCTCGCGGCCCTCGTCGCGCTTCTCGTCGG
This DNA window, taken from Sphingomonas sp. AP4-R1, encodes the following:
- a CDS encoding ABC transporter ATP-binding protein, which produces MSEVLGTTGLARSFTQGGKTIHVLRGVDLSVQAGEIVALLGPSGSGKSTMLQAVGLLEGGFEGSIRIGGVEAASLDDKGRTRLRRDTLGFVYQFHHLLPDFTATENVVLPQLVRGTAKDAAETRANDLLSTLGLAERLDHRPAALSGGEQQRVAVARALANRPLLVLADEPTGNLDEATADRVLAEFVRLVRGEGAAALIATHNERLAAQMDRVVRLHEGTLQQHMVNNS
- a CDS encoding GtrA family protein produces the protein MALADTLRTLWGSGLARQFRSFAAIGLLAVATHYSVFLALLTWGGMPPVAATTIGFLSGGVVSYAFNQWLTFTDRPHLLRGLATFFALISIGAVFNALIFGGLVRIGVHYLLAQAAATGLVLFWNFFVSRTFVFKARSPSPTPVAPS
- a CDS encoding PEPxxWA-CTERM sorting domain-containing protein yields the protein MFLAPAMMALAPFAAQATVVTFDGGIPGGTDPLGGTYVTGPSGGGLVQFQETAGHQADDTQQVLFDPTGSGLANATSFTLTITGSTDMILPLDRNFGNYFETFAADGSILSVWNASVNAAGTAITYTADAGSELLAGERFATITTFSQGNDLPADFSYTLSWTGDAAAAVPEAATWMMMILGFGLVGLSYRRKPAAVRFAA
- the uvrB gene encoding excinuclease ABC subunit UvrB, with translation MAIQIRTSLDEPDTGQSFIPHRPARPEKSEGGRPFVLKSDYAPAGDQPAAIAELVAQAEAGERDQVLLGVTGSGKTFTMAKVVEQMQRPALVLAPNKILAAQLYGEFKSFFPDNAVEFFVSYYDYYQPEAYVARTDTYIEKESSINEAIDRMRHSATRSLLERDDVLIVASVSCLYGIGSVETYSAMIFDLKKGQTVDQREIIRKLVALQYKRNDQAFQRGNFRVRGDNLELFPSHYDDSAWRISFFGDEIEQITEFDPLTGKTSATLKEVRVYANSHYVTPGPTLKQASEAIRFELTERLKELQAEGKLIEAQRIEQRTNFDLEMIAATGSCAGIENYSRFLTGRLPGEPPPTLFEYLPENALLFVDESHQTIGQINGMSRGDHRRKITLAEYGFRLPSCIDNRPLRFNEWDAMRPQTVCVSATPGPWEMEQTGGVFTEQVIRPTGLIDPPVEIRPIESQVDDLVHEAMETAKKGYRSLVTTLTKRMAEDLTEYLHEAGLKVRYMHSDVETLERIELIRDLRLGVYDVLVGINLLREGLDIPECGLVAILDADKEGFLRSETSLIQTIGRAARNVDGKVILYADRITGSMERAMAETERRREKQMAYNTEHGITPETVRRSVTDIVAHLSSKDQVTVDTGIEERPHMVGHNLRAYIEELEGRMRAAAADLEFEEAGRLRDEIRKLENDELGLPNEPSKAPMRGNSTLGKPGTRQTRYGKAKAARAEKRGRGQH
- a CDS encoding glycosyltransferase family 4 protein, which gives rise to MRLTIVQYAGDYREAFERFASGGKATYQAQRYSVDFVGSLAARLEQVSVVCALGDTPSDVVLANGVRAVNVGLGEPLDVDRLLQAVAATRPDRLCIVTPVAGLIRWGIAQRLPMLLTLADSFKTAGLREKLRAWRLARLLAHDRVEWIGNHGLNACLSLLSIGASPRKVIPWDWPPSFNPHDRAAKARAAGPARIVYVGAIEEAKGVGDVLEAVALLRGEGVAAEATFYGAVKAPDLPAMAERLGLGGVVRFAGLVANEDVPGIMAAADYVVVPSRHEYPEGLPLTIYEALASRTPLVASDHPMFRGALVDGRSARIFAAGSPRALADALAGLERAPALYAALSEGGAAAWDALQLPVTWGALVEHWLEGEAGWLADHAVASGRYDARLAERRAALRGA
- a CDS encoding UbiA family prenyltransferase, with amino-acid sequence MLGLTDAVRSQVLVVDLDGTLIRSDLLIETAFSALGHNPRSILPILSAFGRGKAQLKQCIADEVKNFDPATLPYDPAVLTLIRDEKAAGRRVYLASASNERLVKAVADHLQLFDGWFGSSATENLSGSAKSRLLVERFGEQGFDYVGNDAVDLKVWPQASRAISIRAPGAVRRELDARHTSAVHLEHEKTGLKPWLKLLRIHQYAKNALVFLALGTSHSFNPQSALLCLLAFVAFSLCASAVYVLNDLVDIGSDRLHPSKKRRPLASGTVSLARAIMAIPILLVAGFGVALTVSPLFAGVVLGYLALTTAYSFSLKRKMMLDVVVLASLYTARVLGGAVAIQVPVSQWLIAFAMFIFTALALVKRYIEMTARLDASLPDASNRNYRNDDIDVVMAMAAAAGFNAVTVLALYINSDAVGPLYKRPELLWLVCPLLMYWIGRLLILAHRRMVDDDPIVFALRDPISRWVILSILIVAAVAI
- a CDS encoding lipoprotein-releasing ABC transporter permease subunit → MFLNPYERMIARRYLWPGKGEGIIAVVVGFALTGVMLGVAALVVVMSVMNGFRAELFDKTTALNGHAVIQGYDGKLPDWRRIVDVAQKTPGVTSAVPLIEQPLMASAAGRVEGVLVRGMREPDIQGPQIGGKVVAGDIRQVVPGSGTVAIGARLAEQLGVGVGGDISLISPAGEASPFGTVPRIVSYRVAAVFEVGIYDYDNAFVVMPIADAQTLLMLGDAVGMVEVQTVDADRVEQILKPVAVAAKGVAEVRDWRQMNASLFEALQVERVTMFIVLSIIIVVAAFNILSSLIMLVRAKTRDIAILRTVGADRSSMVRIFVTVGLTIGALGTIGGLILAAIFLYYRQGVVNLVQLLTGQNLWDPSIRFLTELPSRTDPFEVVAVIVLTMVMSLLFTLYPALRAARTDPVQVLRYE
- a CDS encoding arylamine N-acetyltransferase, with the translated sequence MDFPALPFALDSYLARIALPERPAADAVGLAAVQRAHRLTIPFENLDIALGRPIGIDSTSVFAKLVSMKRGGYCFEHGQLFLDALEALGFQARPLLARVWIGKPESVPALTHTFALVTIDGQDWIADTGFGGSYTPPMPLAEGEEVEAPDGARFRLARDPEFGWMLSRNGHLGMTDGRSAGEGWHDQYSFTLDPVFPADLAVSNFWVNNAPESRFVKGLIVSIPLPHGFATLNGRHYRRNTRDQSAEGEIADPRVYRMRLSLMFGIDFTADEVATLGLFGDAG